In Amycolatopsis sp. EV170708-02-1, the following are encoded in one genomic region:
- a CDS encoding threonine/serine exporter ThrE family protein, which translates to MKINEHTKGAQRGERGVGKNQDETPERGEWLLEAPRQRDGERSIPQTRSHRPNLLRRRAWQILEAPTAEQPAVDVEEAMGPQPPDDTTVNFVLDLVLRIGEVQMSSGAGASDVTATIIALTSALGLPHCEVDVIFTSITVTCHRGTDMAPVTALRVVRSRSLDYTRLTQTETLVRRIVRGNIGAEEAQQELQRITTAPHPYPRWVATAAWGGLAAFITLILGGSIDVALVALVISAVIDRLGRFLNRFALPFFFQQVIGGLVATLSAMAIVSSDLLTTDKPTLVVAAAVTVLLSGLSTVSAVQDAITGYYVTAAGRTMETALMSAGLIAGVVLALKIALLLDLPLTPLPEVVSSTPQDLPIIILGSVGASACFALASYSTLRAMIVAGAAGAVGGAVYGALMLTDFQAVSSSAVAATLVGFCGGVLARRLKVTPLVVAVSGITPLLPGLSTYRGLYQLGVESGGNISTLMTAVAIGLALAAGVVLGEYLAQPVRTGLGRLERKFAGPRMAGPLEPAERRLE; encoded by the coding sequence ATGAAGATCAACGAGCACACCAAGGGAGCCCAGCGCGGCGAACGCGGTGTCGGAAAGAACCAGGACGAAACACCCGAACGTGGCGAATGGCTGCTGGAAGCGCCGCGCCAGCGTGACGGAGAGCGATCGATCCCCCAGACTCGCTCGCACCGCCCGAATCTGCTGCGCCGCCGCGCCTGGCAGATCCTCGAAGCGCCGACGGCCGAGCAGCCCGCCGTCGACGTCGAAGAGGCGATGGGCCCGCAGCCGCCGGACGACACGACGGTCAACTTCGTCCTGGACCTCGTCCTGCGCATCGGCGAGGTCCAGATGTCGAGCGGCGCCGGCGCCTCCGACGTCACCGCGACGATCATCGCGCTGACCTCGGCGCTCGGCCTCCCGCACTGCGAGGTCGACGTGATCTTCACATCGATCACGGTGACCTGCCACCGCGGCACCGACATGGCGCCGGTGACGGCGCTGCGCGTCGTCCGCTCGCGCAGCCTCGACTACACGCGGCTCACCCAGACCGAGACCCTGGTCCGCCGGATCGTCCGCGGCAACATCGGCGCCGAAGAGGCCCAGCAGGAACTGCAGCGGATCACGACCGCGCCGCACCCGTACCCCCGTTGGGTGGCCACGGCCGCCTGGGGCGGACTGGCCGCGTTCATCACCCTGATCCTCGGCGGCAGCATCGACGTCGCGCTGGTCGCGCTGGTGATCAGCGCGGTCATCGACCGGCTCGGCCGGTTCTTGAACCGCTTCGCGCTGCCGTTCTTCTTCCAGCAGGTGATCGGCGGCCTGGTCGCGACCCTGTCGGCGATGGCGATAGTCAGCAGCGACCTGCTCACCACGGACAAACCGACGCTGGTCGTCGCGGCGGCCGTCACCGTGCTGCTGTCCGGGCTCTCCACGGTCTCCGCCGTGCAGGACGCCATCACCGGCTACTACGTCACGGCGGCCGGGCGCACGATGGAAACGGCGCTGATGAGTGCCGGGCTGATCGCGGGCGTGGTGCTGGCGCTGAAGATCGCGCTGCTGCTCGATCTCCCCCTGACGCCGCTGCCCGAGGTCGTCTCGTCGACGCCGCAGGACCTGCCGATCATCATCCTCGGCAGCGTCGGCGCGTCGGCCTGCTTCGCGCTCGCCTCGTATTCGACGCTGCGCGCGATGATCGTCGCGGGGGCGGCGGGCGCCGTCGGCGGCGCGGTCTACGGGGCCTTGATGCTGACCGATTTCCAGGCCGTCAGTTCGTCCGCGGTCGCCGCCACGCTGGTCGGTTTCTGCGGCGGCGTGCTCGCCCGGCGCCTCAAGGTGACGCCGCTCGTGGTGGCTGTGTCCGGCATCACGCCCCTCCTCCCCGGCCTCTCCACCTATCGTGGTCTATACCAATTGGGCGTCGAGTCCGGCGGGAACATCTCGACGCTGATGACCGCGGTCGCGATCGGGCTTGCCCTGGCAGCGGGTGTGGTACTCGGCGAATACCTGGCGCAGCCGGTGCGCACGGGGCTCGGCAGGCTGGAACGCAAATTCGCCGGGCCGCGGATGGCGGGTCCGCTGGAACCCGCCGAACGACGCTTGGAGTGA
- a CDS encoding exo-alpha-sialidase, with protein MEFQLGIGTRKGLFLARSEDRENWELSEPKFPMEAVRAVALTPAKVYAAAVNEHFGPTIATSGDFGETWAEPDHAPVAFPADTETALEGIWQIVLAGDVVYAGVEPSALFRSEDGGETFELVRGLWDHEHRPHWTPGGGGQMIHTILPHPTDPRRITVAMSTGGVYRTEDGGKSWTASNRGISAGFLPDEEPEFGQCVHKVAMHPARPERFFLQNHGGVYRSDDDAKTWKSIAGGLPNDFGFAMVVHPSKPDTVYNFPLVADVLRFPPEGRCRVYRSEDAGETWTGLGNGLPDKGFYAGVLRDGMCVDARDGIYFGTRSGEVWASPDGGDSWHQVAAHLPDVLCVRAQVV; from the coding sequence GTGGAGTTCCAGCTGGGGATCGGTACCAGGAAGGGCTTGTTCCTCGCCCGCAGCGAGGACCGCGAGAACTGGGAACTCTCCGAGCCGAAGTTCCCGATGGAGGCGGTGCGCGCGGTCGCGCTGACCCCCGCCAAGGTCTACGCGGCCGCGGTCAACGAGCACTTCGGCCCGACGATCGCGACGTCCGGGGACTTCGGCGAGACCTGGGCCGAACCCGATCACGCCCCGGTGGCCTTCCCCGCCGACACGGAGACCGCGCTCGAAGGCATCTGGCAGATCGTGCTCGCCGGTGACGTCGTCTACGCCGGTGTCGAGCCGTCCGCGCTGTTCCGGTCCGAGGACGGCGGCGAGACCTTCGAACTCGTGCGCGGCCTGTGGGATCACGAGCACCGTCCACACTGGACTCCCGGTGGCGGCGGCCAGATGATCCACACGATCCTGCCGCATCCCACGGATCCCCGGCGGATCACCGTCGCCATGTCGACGGGCGGCGTCTACCGGACCGAGGACGGCGGCAAGAGCTGGACGGCGTCGAACCGCGGGATCAGCGCGGGATTCCTGCCCGACGAGGAGCCCGAATTCGGGCAGTGCGTGCACAAGGTCGCGATGCATCCGGCGCGGCCCGAACGGTTCTTCCTGCAGAACCACGGCGGTGTCTACCGCAGCGACGACGACGCGAAGACGTGGAAGTCCATCGCCGGCGGGCTGCCGAACGATTTCGGATTCGCCATGGTCGTCCATCCGAGCAAGCCGGACACCGTCTACAACTTCCCCTTGGTGGCCGACGTGCTCCGCTTCCCGCCGGAGGGCCGCTGCCGCGTCTACCGCAGCGAGGACGCGGGCGAGACCTGGACGGGGCTCGGAAACGGCTTGCCGGACAAGGGTTTCTACGCAGGCGTGCTCCGGGACGGCATGTGCGTCGACGCGCGGGACGGTATCTACTTCGGCACGCGATCCGGTGAGGTGTGGGCCAGTCCCGACGGAGGCGACAGCTGGCATCAGGTGGCCGCGCATCTGCCGGACGTGCTGTGCGTTCGGGCCCAGGTGGTCTAG
- a CDS encoding MoaD/ThiS family protein produces the protein MVRVLLPAMLRPLAGGAGTLEVDAPTLDAVLDSLGARYPALERRLRDETGALRRYVNFYVDGEECRRLDGAKTSLAEAAEVQIIPSVAGG, from the coding sequence ATGGTCCGGGTCCTGCTGCCCGCGATGCTGCGGCCGCTCGCGGGCGGCGCGGGGACGCTCGAAGTCGACGCCCCGACGCTCGACGCCGTCCTGGACTCGCTCGGCGCCCGTTACCCCGCGCTGGAGCGCCGTCTGCGTGACGAGACGGGCGCGCTGCGGCGATACGTGAACTTCTATGTGGACGGTGAGGAATGCCGCCGTCTCGACGGCGCGAAGACCTCGCTCGCGGAGGCTGCGGAAGTGCAGATCATCCCGTCGGTCGCCGGGGGCTGA
- a CDS encoding trehalose-6-phosphate synthase — protein MDEVIAETSRTASADFVVVANRLPVDLERTADGSRRWTASPGGLVSALEPFLRSRKGAWVGWPGVPDVDVEEFDDDGLVLHPVSLTSDDVRDYYEGFSNATLWPLYHDVVARPVFDRSWWESYVRVNRRFAEASAKVAAEGATVWIQDYQLQLVPAMLRELRPDLRIGFFLHIPFPPVELFMQMPWRTEIVRGLVGADLVGFHRPGGAQNFLWLARQLAGLESSRGAVGIRTRPGLMQVGDRTVRVGAFPISIDAIGLDKLAKTKGVAERAAQLRRDLGNPKKVLLGVDRLDYTKGIDLRLQALHELLHEGRVRPEDVTFVQLATPSRERVEHYQRMRGDIEQMVGRINGEFARVGHPVVHYLHQSVNRTELAAFFSAADVMVVTPLRDGMNLVCKEYVACRHDLGGSLVLSEFAGAAAELTSALLVNPHDLDGVKNALETAITLDPAEGRRRMRAMRRQVLTHDVDRWARSFLQALGAEPAD, from the coding sequence GTGGACGAAGTGATTGCCGAGACGAGCAGAACGGCCTCCGCGGATTTCGTGGTGGTGGCGAACCGGCTCCCGGTGGACCTCGAACGGACCGCCGACGGAAGCAGGCGCTGGACGGCGAGCCCCGGCGGGCTGGTGTCGGCGCTCGAACCCTTCCTGCGGTCGCGCAAGGGAGCCTGGGTCGGGTGGCCGGGTGTGCCCGACGTCGACGTCGAGGAGTTCGACGACGACGGCCTGGTACTGCACCCGGTCTCCCTGACCTCGGACGACGTCCGCGACTACTACGAGGGCTTCTCCAACGCGACGCTCTGGCCGCTGTACCACGACGTGGTGGCGCGGCCGGTGTTCGACCGGAGCTGGTGGGAGTCCTACGTCCGGGTGAACCGGCGCTTCGCCGAAGCGAGCGCGAAGGTCGCCGCCGAGGGCGCGACCGTGTGGATCCAGGACTACCAGCTGCAACTGGTCCCGGCGATGCTCCGCGAGCTGCGTCCCGATCTCCGGATCGGGTTCTTCCTGCACATCCCGTTCCCCCCGGTCGAGTTGTTCATGCAGATGCCGTGGCGGACCGAGATCGTCCGCGGCCTGGTCGGGGCCGACCTCGTCGGCTTCCACCGGCCGGGTGGCGCGCAGAACTTCCTCTGGCTGGCGCGGCAGCTGGCCGGTCTCGAATCCAGCCGCGGCGCGGTCGGCATCCGCACCCGCCCCGGCCTGATGCAGGTCGGCGACCGCACGGTGCGGGTCGGCGCGTTCCCGATCTCCATCGACGCCATCGGCCTCGACAAACTCGCCAAGACCAAGGGCGTCGCCGAACGCGCCGCCCAGCTGCGCCGTGACCTGGGCAATCCGAAGAAGGTCCTGCTCGGCGTCGACCGGCTCGACTACACCAAGGGCATCGACCTGCGGTTGCAGGCGCTGCACGAGCTGCTGCACGAGGGCCGCGTCCGTCCGGAGGACGTCACGTTCGTCCAGCTGGCCACACCGAGCCGCGAGCGCGTCGAGCACTACCAGCGGATGCGCGGCGACATCGAGCAGATGGTCGGGCGGATCAACGGCGAGTTCGCCCGCGTGGGTCACCCGGTCGTGCATTATCTGCATCAGTCCGTGAACCGGACGGAGCTGGCCGCCTTCTTCTCCGCGGCCGACGTCATGGTGGTCACTCCCCTGCGTGACGGGATGAACCTCGTCTGCAAGGAGTACGTCGCCTGCCGCCACGACCTGGGCGGTTCGCTCGTGCTTTCGGAGTTCGCCGGCGCCGCGGCCGAGCTGACCAGTGCGCTCCTGGTCAACCCGCATGATCTGGACGGGGTGAAGAACGCCTTGGAGACTGCCATTACGCTCGACCCCGCAGAGGGACGCCGCCGTATGCGCGCCATGCGTCGACAGGTCCTCACGCATGACGTCGACCGCTGGGCGCGCTCGTTCCTCCAAGCGCTCGGTGCCGAACCGGCCGACTGA
- the otsB gene encoding trehalose-phosphatase: MTAEALPAELRRAIVQVARTPRLLVACDYDGTLAPITANPDEARPLPESVGALRSLAGLHETTTAVISGRALRDLATLSRLPAEVNLVGSHGSEFDIGFIHALDDKARELHRRLEAELENLVLDVPGVSLEVKPASIAVHVRRAEHEAGRRVLRDVHNGPSKWEGVSTTDGKEVVELAVVQTDKGRALDTLRHQVGATAAVFLGDDVTDEKAFARISGPDLGVKVGDGESLAQYRVPDTVDVAMALAFLLEERRNWLYGEQAPPIERLSLLANERSVALVTPDARLTWLCHPGPDAPAIFADLLGGAGAGHFSIKPHRNGLPLGQRYLPNTMTVETRWSRLLVTDYLEPESPAHRTDLVRVISGETAAEIVFAPRPEFGGVPVKLVAEGDGLLVQGTSEPFALRSPGVEWEITSDGMNDTATALVTPSPENPVVLELRCGTSDLGAHELSEVDRRARAGDYWSTWARTLKLPSVQTDLVGRSALTLRGLVNTDTGGVLAAATSSLPEEIGGVRNWDYRYCWIRDAAMTVRELVHLGSTEEAEGYLRWLHGVLSTLAGPERLHPLYTLAGSVIGAEAVIESLPGYAGSRPVRVGNLANHQVQLDVFGPVVELVQTLAEARGELRDEDWQMVRAMAEAVTRRWNEPDHGIWEERHVPRHRVYSRVMCWVTIDRAVKLGEVYGRAVPGAWPSLRDEIAADVLEKGWNEEVQAFTTAYDGTDLDAASLFVGLTGLIDPADPRFQSTVTAIEAELRSGSTVYRYRRDDGLPGGEGGFHICAAWLIEAYLLTGRRTEAEELFTQIVDAAGPTGLLPEQFDPIAERSLGNHPQAYSHIGLIRCANLLSQ, from the coding sequence TTGACCGCCGAGGCACTGCCCGCCGAGCTGCGGCGCGCGATTGTCCAGGTCGCGCGCACCCCGCGGCTGCTGGTCGCCTGCGACTACGACGGCACGCTGGCTCCGATCACGGCCAACCCGGACGAAGCCCGTCCCCTGCCCGAATCGGTAGGCGCCCTCAGGTCGCTCGCCGGCCTGCACGAGACGACCACCGCGGTCATCTCCGGCCGCGCGCTGCGCGATCTCGCCACTCTGTCCCGTCTCCCGGCCGAGGTGAACCTGGTCGGCAGCCACGGGTCCGAGTTCGACATCGGCTTCATCCACGCGCTCGACGACAAGGCCCGCGAACTCCACAGACGGCTCGAAGCCGAGCTGGAGAACCTGGTGCTCGACGTGCCGGGCGTCTCGCTCGAGGTCAAGCCCGCGAGCATCGCGGTGCACGTCCGCCGCGCCGAACACGAGGCGGGCCGCCGGGTTCTCCGTGATGTCCACAATGGACCTTCGAAATGGGAGGGCGTGTCCACGACCGACGGCAAGGAGGTCGTCGAGCTCGCGGTCGTCCAGACGGACAAGGGCCGCGCGCTGGACACCCTGCGCCACCAGGTCGGCGCGACGGCGGCGGTCTTCCTCGGCGACGACGTCACCGACGAGAAGGCGTTCGCCCGGATCTCCGGCCCGGACCTCGGTGTGAAGGTCGGCGACGGCGAAAGCCTCGCCCAGTACCGGGTCCCGGACACCGTCGACGTCGCGATGGCGCTCGCCTTCCTGCTCGAAGAGCGGCGCAACTGGCTCTACGGCGAGCAGGCGCCGCCGATCGAGCGGCTTTCCCTGCTGGCCAACGAACGTTCGGTCGCGCTGGTCACGCCAGACGCCCGGCTGACCTGGCTGTGCCACCCCGGCCCCGACGCGCCCGCGATCTTCGCGGACCTGCTCGGCGGCGCCGGCGCCGGTCACTTCTCGATCAAGCCGCACCGCAACGGCCTGCCGCTCGGGCAGCGTTACCTGCCGAACACGATGACGGTCGAGACCCGCTGGTCGCGGCTGCTCGTCACCGACTACCTCGAACCGGAGAGCCCCGCGCACCGCACGGATCTCGTCCGGGTGATCTCGGGCGAGACGGCGGCGGAGATCGTGTTCGCGCCGCGGCCCGAATTCGGCGGCGTGCCGGTGAAGCTGGTCGCCGAGGGCGACGGGCTCCTGGTGCAGGGCACCTCGGAACCGTTCGCGCTGCGCTCGCCCGGCGTGGAGTGGGAGATCACCTCCGACGGCATGAACGACACCGCGACGGCGCTCGTCACCCCCTCCCCGGAGAACCCGGTGGTGCTCGAACTCCGTTGCGGCACATCGGATCTCGGCGCACACGAACTGTCCGAAGTGGACCGCCGGGCGCGCGCGGGCGACTACTGGAGCACCTGGGCGCGCACGCTCAAGCTGCCCAGCGTCCAGACCGACCTCGTCGGCCGGTCGGCGCTCACCCTGCGCGGACTGGTGAACACCGACACCGGCGGCGTGCTCGCGGCGGCGACCTCCTCGCTGCCGGAGGAGATCGGCGGCGTCCGCAACTGGGACTACCGCTACTGCTGGATCCGTGACGCGGCCATGACCGTGCGCGAGCTGGTCCACCTCGGCTCGACCGAAGAGGCCGAAGGCTACCTCCGGTGGCTGCACGGCGTTCTGTCCACTTTGGCCGGTCCGGAACGGCTGCACCCGCTGTACACCTTGGCGGGCAGCGTAATCGGCGCCGAAGCGGTCATCGAATCGCTGCCCGGGTACGCCGGTTCGCGGCCGGTCCGCGTCGGCAACCTGGCGAACCACCAGGTGCAGCTGGACGTGTTCGGCCCGGTCGTCGAGCTCGTGCAGACGCTGGCGGAGGCGCGCGGCGAGCTGCGCGACGAGGACTGGCAGATGGTGCGCGCGATGGCCGAGGCCGTCACGCGGCGCTGGAACGAGCCGGACCACGGCATCTGGGAGGAGCGGCACGTGCCGCGCCACCGGGTGTACTCGCGGGTGATGTGCTGGGTGACCATCGACCGGGCGGTCAAACTGGGCGAGGTCTACGGCCGTGCGGTGCCGGGCGCGTGGCCTTCGCTGCGTGACGAGATCGCCGCGGACGTGCTGGAGAAGGGCTGGAACGAAGAGGTCCAGGCCTTCACCACCGCCTACGACGGAACGGACCTCGACGCCGCTTCGCTGTTCGTCGGGCTGACCGGGCTGATCGATCCGGCCGACCCGCGCTTCCAGTCCACGGTGACCGCGATCGAGGCGGAGCTGCGCAGCGGGTCCACCGTGTACCGGTACCGCCGCGACGACGGCCTTCCCGGCGGCGAGGGCGGTTTCCACATCTGCGCGGCCTGGCTCATCGAGGCGTATCTGCTCACCGGGCGGCGCACCGAGGCCGAGGAACTGTTCACGCAGATCGTCGACGCCGCGGGCCCGACCGGTCTGCTGCCCGAGCAGTTCGACCCGATCGCGGAGCGGTCGCTGGGCAACCACCCGCAGGCGTACTCGCATATCGGGCTGATCCGCTGCGCGAACCTGCTTTCCCAATAG
- a CDS encoding C39 family peptidase → MRRFRTVVVAALAASALITAPAVAQAGNAVDVNAMAPPAKVEGVRAAAELNIQYQIQETGYWCGPAATRIAISAKNGNPPSQQQLANELPTTTNGTDWIGQVTRVLNNHVAGGWYETKEMPNDPPTQAQRDLLWRDIVLDIDKGYAIVANIVAPADNHPPGYPNYTIYHYFTIIGYNSDNMTVKIADPANFGGNQIYWLTFNQLATLIPPKGYSA, encoded by the coding sequence ATGCGTCGATTCAGGACCGTGGTCGTCGCCGCGCTCGCGGCGTCCGCGTTGATCACCGCTCCGGCGGTGGCCCAGGCGGGCAATGCCGTTGACGTGAACGCGATGGCGCCGCCCGCCAAGGTCGAAGGGGTCCGGGCGGCCGCGGAGCTCAACATCCAGTACCAGATCCAGGAGACCGGGTACTGGTGCGGCCCGGCCGCGACCCGGATCGCCATCTCGGCCAAGAACGGCAACCCGCCGAGCCAGCAGCAGCTCGCGAACGAACTGCCGACCACCACCAACGGCACCGACTGGATCGGGCAGGTCACCCGCGTCCTCAACAACCACGTCGCCGGTGGCTGGTACGAGACCAAGGAGATGCCGAACGACCCGCCGACCCAGGCGCAGCGCGACCTGCTGTGGCGCGACATCGTGCTGGACATCGACAAGGGCTACGCGATCGTCGCGAACATCGTCGCCCCGGCGGACAACCACCCGCCGGGCTACCCGAACTACACGATCTACCACTACTTCACGATCATCGGCTACAACAGCGACAACATGACGGTGAAGATCGCCGACCCGGCCAACTTCGGCGGCAACCAGATCTACTGGCTCACCTTCAACCAGCTCGCCACCCTGATCCCGCCGAAGGGCTACTCGGCCTGA
- a CDS encoding glycoside hydrolase family 6 protein: MRIKTLGLLAASLLALAATPAMAADGNPLEKTNGFYVDPNSNPAVWVKDHPGSTADKIKAAISTKAGARWFGNWSGDIKKAVDGYTYAADVADKLPILVAYNIPGRDCGGHSGGGAGSPEAYRTWISNFADGIGGKPAVVVIEPDALAQVDCLPTGERQTRLDLLKYAAEQFAAKAPNTWAYMDGGNSTWIPAATMADRLNAVGVKSIRGLAINVSNYKTTTDSANYGKAVSAALSSKYGYTKPFVIDTSRNGNGPLGSEWCNPAGRKLGATSQTGGGAEMLLWVKVPGDSDGKCGIAPNVEAGQFSPDLALRLISGT; the protein is encoded by the coding sequence ATGCGCATCAAGACGCTCGGTCTGCTGGCCGCCTCGCTGCTGGCCCTGGCCGCCACCCCGGCCATGGCCGCCGACGGCAACCCGCTCGAGAAGACCAACGGCTTCTACGTCGACCCGAACTCCAACCCCGCGGTCTGGGTCAAGGACCACCCGGGCAGCACCGCCGACAAGATCAAGGCCGCCATCTCCACCAAGGCCGGCGCGCGCTGGTTCGGCAACTGGAGCGGCGACATCAAGAAGGCCGTCGACGGCTACACCTACGCCGCCGACGTCGCGGACAAGCTGCCGATCCTGGTCGCGTACAACATCCCCGGCCGTGACTGCGGCGGCCACTCCGGCGGCGGCGCGGGCAGCCCGGAGGCGTACCGGACCTGGATCTCGAACTTCGCCGACGGCATCGGCGGCAAACCCGCGGTCGTCGTCATCGAGCCGGACGCGCTCGCGCAGGTCGACTGCCTGCCCACCGGTGAGCGCCAGACCCGCCTCGACCTCCTCAAGTACGCCGCCGAGCAGTTCGCCGCGAAGGCCCCGAACACCTGGGCGTACATGGACGGCGGCAACTCGACCTGGATCCCGGCCGCGACCATGGCCGACCGGCTCAACGCCGTCGGGGTGAAGTCGATCCGCGGTCTCGCGATCAACGTGTCGAACTACAAGACCACCACCGATTCGGCGAACTACGGCAAGGCGGTCAGCGCCGCGCTGTCGAGCAAGTACGGCTACACCAAGCCGTTCGTGATCGACACGAGCCGCAACGGCAACGGCCCGCTGGGCTCCGAGTGGTGCAACCCGGCCGGGCGCAAGCTCGGGGCGACCTCGCAGACCGGCGGCGGCGCCGAGATGCTCCTCTGGGTCAAGGTGCCCGGCGATTCCGATGGCAAATGCGGGATCGCGCCGAACGTCGAAGCCGGTCAGTTCAGCCCCGATCTCGCCCTGCGCCTGATCAGCGGCACCTGA